A window from Neobacillus sp. PS3-40 encodes these proteins:
- the spoVT gene encoding stage V sporulation protein T: MKATGIVRRIDDLGRVVIPKEIRRTLRIREGDPLEIFVDRDGEVILKKYSPISELGDFAKEYAEALFDSLGNPVLICDRDTYIAVAGGSKKDYLNKNISDMIEKMMEERNSVLMNKQENVALSDGNEEVISAYTVGPIIANGDPIGAVIVFAKEGTLGEVEQKSVETAAGFLARQMD, encoded by the coding sequence ATGAAAGCAACTGGTATTGTTCGTCGGATCGATGATTTGGGTCGTGTGGTCATTCCTAAGGAAATTCGCAGAACTTTAAGGATTCGTGAAGGCGATCCGTTGGAAATCTTTGTGGATCGTGATGGAGAAGTTATTTTAAAGAAATACTCACCCATTAGTGAGTTAGGTGATTTTGCAAAAGAATATGCTGAGGCCCTTTTCGACAGTCTGGGAAATCCAGTATTAATTTGTGATCGAGATACCTACATTGCAGTAGCTGGGGGCTCTAAAAAGGATTATTTGAATAAGAATATCAGTGATATGATTGAAAAAATGATGGAAGAACGCAATTCAGTTCTTATGAACAAACAGGAAAATGTTGCTTTATCAGATGGAAATGAAGAAGTAATCTCAGCATATACTGTTGGTCCTATCATCGCGAATGGCGATCCAATTGGTGCCGTAATCGTTTTCGCTAAGGAAGGAACCCTTGGAGAAGTGGAGCAAAAGTCTGTTGAAACAGCAGCTGGTTTCTTAGCAAGACAAATGGATTAA
- a CDS encoding polysaccharide biosynthesis protein has protein sequence MKPANQSKDLFKGAFILTIAALIIKILSAVYRIPFQNIVGDVGFYIYQQVYPFYGVAVVLATTGFPVVISKLFAELRGKGNFEGAQRLLVMSYIFLQLFGILCFTILYAGADRIALWMNDPKLAILLKVVSIVFLMFPFISVLRGYYQGSGNMVPTAVSQVGEQVMRVSTIILLSYLLVKKGYSLYLVGGGAMFGSITGSLVSAFILFTFLWIRKEWNMFTINRASIRKDLFESGWIFKALFSQGLAICISGMLMIFIQMADSLNLYSLLVSSGIEKETAKGLKGIFDRGQPLIQLGTVVATSMSLSLVPLITSERLKKKPALLHHKIQLAMKISFVIGVGATAGLAAIIRPTNMMLFENDLGSSMLGVLSIVIFFNTIISTMVAILQGLGNMTFPAVIIIAGLPIKYFLNQGLVPRFGTMGAAVASVITLALICIIVTVKFKKIVMRPIYSFRFFKTVLFASLLMVLIVKVVLFATSFLHILTESSRLFAAIQSITAVFIGGVVFMGIVIRGNVFQEEDIKLIPFGNKLALFLRHEDRSGNSRE, from the coding sequence ATGAAGCCCGCTAATCAATCGAAGGATTTATTTAAGGGTGCATTTATTTTAACAATAGCCGCCTTAATTATAAAAATCCTCAGTGCAGTTTACCGGATCCCTTTTCAAAACATCGTTGGGGATGTCGGCTTTTATATTTACCAGCAAGTTTATCCCTTTTACGGGGTAGCTGTTGTTTTGGCAACAACCGGGTTCCCTGTTGTTATTTCGAAGCTCTTTGCAGAATTAAGAGGAAAAGGTAACTTTGAAGGTGCCCAAAGGCTTTTAGTAATGTCATATATCTTTCTTCAATTATTTGGTATCCTCTGCTTTACAATTCTATATGCTGGAGCTGATAGAATTGCATTATGGATGAATGATCCGAAATTAGCCATTTTGTTAAAAGTTGTTTCAATCGTTTTTCTTATGTTCCCATTTATTTCAGTGTTAAGGGGATATTATCAAGGAAGTGGGAATATGGTTCCTACTGCTGTTTCACAAGTTGGAGAACAAGTAATGCGTGTTTCAACCATCATCCTATTATCCTACTTGCTTGTAAAAAAGGGATATTCCCTTTATCTTGTTGGTGGCGGGGCTATGTTTGGATCAATCACAGGAAGCCTTGTTTCAGCCTTTATTTTGTTTACATTTCTTTGGATTCGTAAAGAATGGAATATGTTTACCATTAATCGGGCTTCTATAAGAAAAGATCTGTTTGAATCAGGTTGGATTTTTAAGGCTCTTTTTTCTCAAGGACTTGCCATTTGTATAAGTGGAATGCTGATGATTTTCATTCAAATGGCTGACTCATTAAATTTATACTCCTTACTAGTTTCCAGTGGGATTGAAAAGGAAACGGCAAAAGGTTTAAAAGGTATTTTTGATCGGGGCCAGCCGTTAATCCAGTTAGGAACAGTTGTAGCAACTTCAATGTCACTTTCCCTTGTACCTTTAATCACCAGTGAAAGATTAAAGAAGAAGCCTGCATTACTCCATCATAAAATTCAATTAGCAATGAAGATTAGTTTTGTCATTGGTGTAGGGGCAACCGCAGGGTTGGCGGCAATTATAAGACCCACAAATATGATGCTTTTTGAAAATGACTTGGGATCGTCTATGTTGGGTGTACTGAGTATAGTTATCTTCTTTAATACCATCATTTCCACTATGGTCGCCATATTGCAAGGACTAGGGAATATGACGTTCCCAGCCGTTATAATAATTGCAGGTCTTCCAATAAAATACTTTTTAAACCAGGGATTGGTTCCGCGTTTTGGAACTATGGGAGCAGCGGTCGCCTCTGTTATCACATTAGCTCTTATCTGCATAATAGTAACTGTTAAATTTAAAAAAATAGTAATGAGGCCAATCTATTCGTTTCGTTTTTTTAAAACGGTTCTCTTTGCCAGTTTGCTGATGGTACTTATAGTAAAGGTGGTTCTTTTTGCGACCAGTTTCTTACATATTTTAACCGAGTCTAGCCGCTTATTTGCCGCTATTCAATCAATTACTGCCGTCTTTATCGGTGGAGTTGTATTTATGGGGATTGTAATAAGAGGGAACGTATTCCAAGAGGAGGATATTAAGTTAATCCCATTTGGAAATAAGTTAGCATTATTTTTGCGTCATGAAGATAGGAGTGGAAACAGTCGTGAATAA